From one Deltaproteobacteria bacterium genomic stretch:
- a CDS encoding triose-phosphate isomerase produces the protein MRTPVIAGNWKMYKTSADTSAFVKEFLPLVAGVNGVEIVIAPPFPSLGIAAGMTSGTNVGAASQNVHFAAEGAYTGEVSPAMVKDVGAKYAIIGHSERRQYFAETDESVNRKVRAALAAGLVPIMCLGETLQERESGKTFDVVERQLRAGLSDIGAAEAPKVIVAYEPVWAIGTGKTASKEQAQEVHAFLRRILAELYGDSAGSIRILYGGSVKPENISELMAQPDIDGALVGGASLKPASFASIVKFK, from the coding sequence ATGCGCACCCCGGTCATCGCGGGCAATTGGAAGATGTACAAGACGTCCGCCGACACCTCCGCTTTCGTGAAGGAGTTTCTCCCCCTGGTCGCAGGCGTCAACGGGGTCGAGATCGTGATTGCGCCGCCCTTCCCGTCGCTTGGCATAGCGGCGGGCATGACGTCCGGGACGAACGTGGGAGCGGCTTCCCAGAACGTCCACTTCGCGGCGGAAGGGGCATACACGGGGGAAGTCTCGCCTGCGATGGTGAAGGACGTCGGGGCGAAGTACGCGATCATCGGCCATTCGGAGCGGCGGCAATATTTCGCCGAGACAGACGAATCCGTGAACCGCAAGGTCAGGGCGGCGCTCGCTGCGGGACTCGTCCCCATCATGTGCCTTGGGGAAACGCTGCAGGAGAGGGAATCGGGGAAGACATTCGACGTGGTGGAGCGCCAGCTTCGCGCGGGGCTTTCGGATATCGGAGCCGCGGAGGCGCCCAAGGTCATCGTCGCATACGAGCCGGTGTGGGCGATCGGAACCGGAAAAACCGCCTCGAAGGAGCAGGCGCAGGAGGTCCACGCCTTCCTTCGGCGCATCCTGGCGGAACTTTACGGAGACTCCGCCGGGTCGATCCGCATCCTTTATGGCGGGTCCGTCAAGCCGGAAAACATCTCCGAACTGATGGCCCAGCCGGACATCGACGGGGCGCTGGTCGGAGGGGCAAGCCTCAAACCCGCCTCGTTCGCTTCGATCGTGAAGTTCAAATAA